The Streptomyces sp. NBC_01244 genome contains a region encoding:
- a CDS encoding gluconeogenesis factor YvcK family protein has product MTGRTMRLRRLRRLTNGKGGDGAGRTGLRRGEAPEVVSPKVVALGGGMGLSASLTALRRITGELTAVVTVADDGGSSGRLREELGVLPPGDLRKALAALCGDDDWGQTWSRVIQHRFQSQGDLHEHAVGNLLIVALWEQLGDPVQALDLVGKLLGAQGRVLPMSAVPLELQALVKGHDPARPEDVDTVRGQATVALTPGEVLSVQVVPSDPPAVPEAVAAVLDADWVVLGPGSWFSSVIPHLLVPELLDALVETKARRVLSLNLAPQPGETEGFSPQRHLEVLARHAPKLALDVVLADQAAVPDRESLADAAKRFGAAVELAPVARLDGSPKHDPELLAAAYDRIFRMHGRIGPWR; this is encoded by the coding sequence GTGACCGGACGTACCATGCGGCTCCGCCGCCTGCGCCGGCTCACCAACGGCAAGGGCGGGGACGGCGCGGGCCGCACGGGCCTGCGCCGGGGCGAGGCCCCCGAGGTGGTCTCGCCCAAGGTCGTGGCGCTCGGCGGCGGCATGGGCCTCTCGGCCTCGCTGACCGCCCTGCGCCGGATCACGGGCGAGCTGACCGCCGTCGTCACCGTCGCCGACGACGGCGGCTCCAGCGGCAGGCTGCGCGAGGAGCTCGGCGTCCTGCCTCCCGGTGACCTGCGCAAGGCGCTGGCCGCGCTGTGCGGTGACGACGACTGGGGCCAGACCTGGTCGCGGGTGATCCAGCACCGCTTCCAGTCCCAGGGCGACCTGCACGAGCACGCCGTCGGCAACCTGCTGATCGTCGCGCTGTGGGAACAGCTCGGCGACCCCGTCCAGGCCCTGGACCTCGTCGGCAAGCTGCTCGGCGCCCAGGGCCGGGTGCTGCCGATGTCGGCGGTCCCGCTGGAGCTCCAGGCCCTGGTCAAGGGCCACGATCCGGCCCGCCCCGAGGACGTGGACACCGTACGGGGACAGGCCACCGTGGCGCTGACCCCCGGCGAGGTGCTCTCCGTACAGGTGGTGCCGAGCGACCCGCCGGCGGTGCCGGAAGCGGTCGCGGCGGTGCTCGACGCGGACTGGGTCGTGCTCGGTCCGGGATCCTGGTTCTCGTCGGTGATTCCGCACCTGCTGGTGCCCGAATTGCTCGACGCGCTGGTCGAGACGAAGGCCAGAAGGGTGCTCTCGCTGAACCTCGCACCACAACCCGGCGAAACAGAGGGCTTCTCTCCGCAGCGTCATTTGGAGGTTTTGGCCCGACACGCCCCTAAACTCGCCCTGGACGTGGTGCTGGCCGATCAGGCTGCCGTGCCCGATCGCGAGTCCCTCGCCGATGCCGCAAAACGGTTCGGTGCCGCGGTCGAGCTGGCGCCGGTTGCCAGGCTGGACGGCTCTCCGAAACATGATCCGGAGCTGCTGGCCGCCGCGTACGACCGTATTTTTCGGATGCATGGAAGGATCGGCCCATGGCGATGA
- the whiA gene encoding DNA-binding protein WhiA produces the protein MAMTPAVKDEIARLPVTRTCCRKAEVSAILRFAGGLHLVSGRIVIEAELDAGIAARRLRKDILEIFGHSSDLVIMAPGGLRRGNRYVVRVVAGGDQLARQTGLVDGRGRPIRGLPPQVVSGATCDAEAAWRGAFLAHGSLTEPGRSSSLEVTCPGPEAALALVGAARRLSIAAKAREVRGVDRVVVRDGDAIGALLTRLGAHDSVLAWEERRMRREVRATANRLANFDDANLRRSARAAVAAGARVQRALEILAEEVPEHLAAAGRLRMEHKQASLEELGALADPPLTKDAVAGRIRRLLAMADKRAQDLGIPGTESNLDLSDSEELADNMAG, from the coding sequence ATGGCGATGACGCCCGCGGTGAAGGATGAGATCGCCCGCCTGCCTGTCACCCGCACCTGCTGCAGGAAGGCGGAGGTCTCGGCGATCCTTCGGTTCGCGGGCGGGTTGCACCTGGTGAGCGGCCGGATCGTCATCGAGGCGGAACTGGACGCGGGGATCGCGGCCCGCCGCCTGCGCAAGGACATCCTGGAGATCTTCGGACACTCCTCGGATCTGGTGATCATGGCTCCGGGGGGCCTGCGCCGGGGCAACCGGTACGTGGTCCGCGTGGTCGCCGGCGGCGACCAGCTCGCGCGTCAGACCGGCCTCGTGGACGGCCGCGGCCGTCCGATCCGGGGTCTGCCCCCCCAGGTGGTCTCCGGGGCCACCTGCGACGCCGAGGCGGCCTGGCGCGGGGCCTTCCTGGCCCACGGCTCGCTGACCGAGCCGGGGCGCTCCTCTTCCCTGGAGGTCACCTGCCCCGGTCCGGAGGCCGCCCTGGCCCTGGTCGGCGCCGCCCGCCGGCTCTCCATCGCCGCGAAGGCCCGTGAGGTCCGCGGCGTGGACCGGGTCGTCGTACGGGACGGGGACGCCATCGGCGCCCTGCTGACCAGGCTCGGCGCCCACGACTCGGTGCTGGCCTGGGAGGAGCGGCGGATGCGGCGCGAGGTGCGCGCCACCGCGAACCGCCTCGCCAACTTCGACGACGCCAACCTGCGCCGCTCGGCGCGGGCCGCGGTGGCCGCCGGAGCCCGGGTCCAGCGCGCGCTGGAGATCCTCGCCGAGGAGGTCCCCGAGCACCTCGCCGCGGCCGGCCGGCTGCGCATGGAGCACAAGCAGGCCTCCCTGGAGGAGCTGGGCGCGCTCGCCGACCCGCCGCTGACCAAGGACGCGGTCGCGGGCCGGATCCGCCGCCTGCTGGCGATGGCCGACAAGCGGGCCCAGGACCTCGGGATCCCGGGCACCGAGTCGAACCTCGACCTCAGCGACAGCGAGGAGCTGGCCGACAACATGGCCGGCTGA
- the rapZ gene encoding RNase adapter RapZ — MTERETRHDRGSEQDSGSGTADIASEYDRDGAQVSTGTTVEPGDTAEAAIPELVIISGMSGAGRSTAAKCLEDLGWFVVDNLPPALITTMVELGARSQGNVARIAVVVDVRGRQFFDALRESLADLETRGVTRRIVFLESSDDALVRRFESVRRPHPLQGDGRIVDGIAAERDLLRELRGDADLVIDTSSLNVHELRAKMDAQFAGDEEPELRATVMSFGYKYGLPVDADLVVDCRFIPNPHWVPELRPFTGLNEEVSGYVFSQPGAKEFLDRYTELLQLIATGYRREGKRYVTIAVGCTGGKHRSVAMSEKLAARLASEGVETVVVHRDMGRE; from the coding sequence ATGACCGAGCGCGAGACCCGCCACGACCGAGGATCCGAGCAGGATTCCGGAAGTGGCACCGCAGACATCGCATCCGAGTACGACCGAGACGGAGCACAGGTGAGTACGGGCACGACAGTGGAGCCCGGAGATACCGCCGAGGCGGCCATCCCCGAGCTGGTGATCATCTCCGGTATGTCCGGGGCCGGCCGCAGTACGGCGGCCAAGTGCCTCGAGGACCTCGGCTGGTTCGTCGTCGACAACCTCCCGCCCGCGCTGATCACCACCATGGTGGAACTCGGCGCCCGCTCGCAGGGCAACGTGGCGCGCATCGCCGTCGTCGTCGACGTCCGCGGCCGCCAGTTCTTCGACGCGCTGCGCGAATCCCTCGCCGACCTGGAGACCCGCGGGGTCACCCGGCGGATCGTCTTCCTGGAGTCCTCGGACGACGCCCTCGTCCGCCGCTTCGAGTCGGTCCGCCGCCCGCACCCGCTCCAGGGCGACGGACGCATCGTCGACGGCATCGCCGCCGAGCGCGACCTGCTGCGCGAGCTGCGCGGCGACGCCGACCTGGTCATCGACACCTCCAGCCTGAACGTGCACGAGCTGCGCGCCAAGATGGACGCCCAGTTCGCCGGCGACGAGGAGCCCGAGCTGCGGGCCACCGTCATGTCCTTCGGCTACAAGTACGGACTCCCCGTCGACGCCGACCTCGTCGTCGACTGCCGCTTCATCCCCAACCCGCACTGGGTCCCGGAGCTGCGCCCCTTCACCGGCCTGAACGAGGAGGTGTCGGGCTACGTCTTCAGCCAGCCCGGTGCCAAGGAGTTCCTCGACCGCTACACCGAGCTGCTCCAGCTCATCGCCACCGGCTACCGCCGCGAGGGCAAGCGGTACGTGACCATCGCGGTCGGCTGTACCGGCGGCAAGCACCGCAGCGTCGCCATGTCGGAGAAGCTCGCCGCCCGCCTCGCCTCCGAAGGAGTCGAGACCGTCGTCGTCCACAGGGACATGGGGCGCGAGTGA
- a CDS encoding M14 family metallopeptidase, with amino-acid sequence MRHRARSILAASAFVFGTTLAALPAAAQAQPGPADRAAADEVRVYDADITKEQVPLVLAAGQDAHELSERAPETGTAKVELFLTGGQAKELAAKGIKLAERKVPAKAAARTLAAGDGVFRPYSGKGGLQEEILRTAQENPGLTKVVSIGKTVQGKDILALKVTKNAKKTRDGGKPSTLFMSNQHAREWITPEMTRRLMHHTLDSYGKDPRITKLVDSTELWFLLSANPDGYDYTFAPDGQRLWRKNLRDNNADGKITAGDGVDLNRNFAYKWGYDNEGSSPNESSETYRGAKAASEPETVALDTFQKRIGFDYAINYHSAAELILYGVGWQVATPTPDDVAYKALAGTPENPAVPGYYPQVSSELYTTNGEADSQAANANGIMMFTPEMTTCQTASAIDPDDQWKPEDCASGFNFPDDEKLIQAEFAKNIPFALSVAESAERPDRPKSSLGLTAADFTLDPFTTSYAARGEDQKVAVTARKALKDKELNYRVNGGRTHDEDLEAWKGGEVYGGDDNNWFDEYRAEVEGARPGDKVEVWFTGRDRGKQVSSEHFTYTVAQRPRADVLVIAEEGAPAQHAQAYVDALRANGKSAAVWDVAVQGAPHHLGALSHFRTAVHYTGAKSPGGDTQLAVRDFLNEGGKLIEAGELAGGNAQVGRAVTNDFSQYFLGAYGRAGVTGPTGFTGAGSLTGAKGALGDATGNPLDRPGSYTVTSDTLPAAQFPQFKSAQSGQYAGVVNPYAPYAGASMASATHADDDWKRLTRTIDLTGVTAADQPKLKMALNWNTEEGYDHAVLESRTAGADDWTTLPEAEGLTTTTVPEECGAGFFINGHPFLRRYLTLDAGGCTPQGTSGMWNSFTGSSGGWKQVSFDLSAYAGKTVEVSLAYITDPGSGGRGVFADEARVSIGGTDQAAEGFESSFGVWTAQGAPAGSPDVPGDWSRSGELFKSYASVTTRDTVLLGFGLEHVPAAADRAVLVGKALRSLNH; translated from the coding sequence ATGAGGCACCGCGCGAGATCGATCCTCGCCGCAAGCGCATTCGTCTTCGGCACCACACTGGCCGCACTACCCGCAGCGGCCCAGGCCCAGCCAGGTCCGGCGGACCGGGCCGCCGCCGACGAGGTACGGGTCTACGACGCCGACATCACCAAGGAGCAGGTCCCGCTGGTCCTGGCGGCCGGGCAGGACGCACACGAGCTCTCCGAACGCGCCCCCGAGACCGGGACCGCCAAGGTCGAGCTCTTCCTCACCGGCGGACAGGCCAAGGAACTGGCGGCGAAGGGGATCAAGCTCGCCGAACGCAAGGTCCCGGCCAAGGCCGCGGCGCGCACCCTGGCGGCCGGCGACGGCGTGTTCCGCCCGTACAGCGGCAAGGGCGGGCTCCAGGAGGAGATCCTGCGCACCGCCCAGGAGAACCCCGGCCTCACCAAGGTCGTCTCCATCGGCAAGACCGTCCAGGGCAAGGACATCCTCGCCCTCAAGGTCACCAAGAACGCCAAGAAGACCCGGGACGGAGGCAAGCCCTCCACGCTGTTCATGTCGAACCAGCACGCCCGTGAGTGGATCACCCCCGAGATGACCCGGCGGCTGATGCACCACACCCTCGACAGCTACGGCAAGGACCCGCGGATCACCAAGCTGGTGGACTCCACCGAGCTGTGGTTCCTGCTCTCCGCCAACCCCGACGGCTACGACTACACCTTCGCCCCCGACGGCCAGCGGCTGTGGCGCAAGAACCTGCGCGACAACAACGCCGACGGCAAGATCACCGCGGGCGACGGCGTCGACCTCAACCGCAACTTCGCCTACAAGTGGGGTTACGACAACGAGGGTTCCTCGCCCAACGAGTCGAGCGAGACCTACCGCGGCGCCAAGGCGGCCTCCGAGCCCGAGACCGTCGCCCTGGACACGTTCCAGAAGCGCATCGGCTTCGACTACGCGATCAACTACCACTCCGCCGCCGAGCTGATCCTGTACGGCGTGGGCTGGCAGGTGGCCACCCCCACCCCCGACGACGTCGCCTACAAGGCGCTCGCCGGCACCCCGGAGAACCCGGCCGTCCCCGGCTACTACCCGCAGGTCTCCTCCGAGCTCTACACCACCAACGGCGAAGCGGACAGCCAGGCCGCCAACGCCAACGGCATCATGATGTTCACGCCGGAGATGACCACCTGCCAGACGGCCTCCGCCATCGATCCGGACGACCAGTGGAAGCCCGAGGACTGCGCCTCCGGCTTCAACTTCCCGGACGACGAGAAGCTCATCCAGGCCGAGTTCGCCAAGAACATCCCCTTCGCGCTCTCCGTGGCCGAGAGCGCCGAACGCCCGGACCGGCCGAAGTCCTCCCTGGGCCTGACCGCCGCGGACTTCACCCTCGACCCCTTCACCACCTCCTACGCGGCCCGCGGCGAGGACCAGAAGGTCGCGGTCACGGCCCGCAAGGCGCTGAAGGACAAGGAGCTGAACTACCGCGTCAACGGGGGCCGCACCCACGACGAGGACCTCGAGGCCTGGAAGGGTGGTGAGGTCTACGGCGGGGACGACAACAACTGGTTCGACGAGTACCGCGCCGAGGTCGAGGGCGCCAGGCCCGGCGACAAGGTCGAGGTCTGGTTCACCGGCCGCGACCGCGGCAAGCAGGTCTCCAGCGAGCACTTCACGTACACGGTGGCCCAGCGCCCCCGCGCCGACGTGCTGGTGATCGCCGAGGAGGGCGCCCCGGCGCAGCACGCACAGGCCTACGTCGACGCCCTGCGCGCCAACGGCAAGAGCGCGGCGGTCTGGGACGTGGCCGTCCAGGGAGCCCCGCACCACCTCGGAGCCCTCTCCCACTTCCGCACGGCCGTCCACTACACCGGGGCCAAGTCCCCGGGCGGCGACACCCAGCTCGCGGTGCGCGACTTCCTCAACGAGGGCGGCAAGCTGATCGAGGCCGGCGAGCTGGCGGGCGGCAACGCCCAGGTCGGCCGCGCCGTCACCAACGACTTCAGCCAGTACTTCCTCGGCGCCTACGGCCGCGCGGGGGTCACCGGCCCCACCGGATTCACCGGCGCGGGCTCCCTGACCGGAGCCAAGGGCGCCCTCGGCGACGCCACGGGCAACCCGCTCGACCGCCCGGGCTCCTACACGGTCACCTCCGACACCCTGCCCGCGGCGCAGTTCCCGCAGTTCAAGAGCGCGCAGTCGGGCCAGTACGCCGGAGTCGTGAACCCGTACGCCCCGTACGCCGGAGCGTCCATGGCCTCGGCCACGCACGCGGACGACGACTGGAAGCGCCTCACCCGCACCATCGACCTCACCGGGGTCACCGCGGCCGACCAGCCGAAGCTCAAGATGGCGCTCAACTGGAACACCGAGGAGGGCTACGACCACGCGGTGCTGGAGTCCCGTACCGCGGGCGCTGACGACTGGACCACGCTGCCCGAGGCGGAGGGCCTGACCACCACCACCGTTCCGGAGGAGTGCGGGGCCGGGTTCTTCATCAACGGCCACCCGTTCCTGCGCCGCTACCTCACCCTCGACGCCGGTGGCTGCACCCCGCAGGGCACCAGCGGCATGTGGAACTCCTTCACCGGGTCCTCCGGCGGCTGGAAGCAGGTCTCCTTCGACCTGAGCGCGTACGCGGGCAAGACCGTCGAGGTCTCCCTCGCCTACATCACCGACCCGGGCTCGGGCGGCCGCGGAGTGTTCGCGGACGAGGCCCGCGTATCGATCGGCGGCACGGACCAGGCGGCCGAGGGCTTCGAGTCCTCGTTCGGTGTCTGGACCGCCCAGGGCGCACCTGCCGGAAGCCCTGATGTTCCGGGCGATTGGTCCCGGTCGGGCGAGCTGTTCAAGTCCTACGCCTCCGTCACTACGCGTGACACCGTGCTCCTGGGCTTCGGCCTGGAACACGTGCCGGCCGCGGCGGACCGCGCCGTACTCGTCGGTAAGGCGCTCCGCTCGCTGAACCACTGA
- the gap gene encoding type I glyceraldehyde-3-phosphate dehydrogenase, with protein MTIRVGINGFGRIGRNYFRALLEQGADIEIVGVNDLTDNATLVHLLKYDTILGRLKAEVSHTDDTITVGGNTFKTFAERDPANLPWGELGADIVIESTGIFTKKADAAKHIAAGAKKVLISAPAKDEDITIVMGVNQEKYDAANHHVISNASCTTNCVAPMAKVLLENFGIVKGMMTTVHAYTNDQRILDFPHSDLRRARAAAENIIPTTTGAAKATALVIPELAGKLDGIAMRVPVPTGSVTDLVIELEREVTKDEVNSAFQKASQGQLKGILDYTEDAIVSSDIVNWPYSCTFDSSLTMVQGKSVKVIGWYDNEWGYSNRLVDLTVFVGGQL; from the coding sequence GTGACGATCCGCGTAGGCATCAATGGTTTTGGCCGAATTGGCCGCAACTACTTCCGGGCGCTCCTGGAGCAGGGAGCGGACATCGAGATCGTCGGTGTCAACGACCTGACTGACAACGCAACCCTGGTTCACCTCCTCAAGTACGACACGATCCTGGGCCGTCTCAAGGCCGAGGTCAGCCACACCGACGACACCATCACCGTCGGTGGCAACACCTTCAAGACCTTTGCCGAGCGCGACCCCGCGAACCTCCCCTGGGGCGAGCTGGGTGCCGACATCGTCATCGAGTCGACCGGCATCTTCACGAAGAAGGCCGACGCCGCCAAGCACATCGCGGCCGGCGCGAAGAAGGTCCTCATCTCGGCTCCGGCCAAGGACGAGGACATCACGATCGTGATGGGCGTCAACCAGGAGAAGTACGACGCGGCGAACCACCACGTCATCTCCAACGCCTCCTGCACCACCAACTGCGTGGCGCCGATGGCCAAGGTCCTCCTGGAGAACTTCGGCATCGTCAAGGGCATGATGACGACGGTCCACGCCTACACGAACGACCAGCGCATCCTGGACTTCCCGCACTCGGACCTGCGCCGCGCCCGCGCCGCCGCCGAGAACATCATCCCGACCACCACGGGTGCCGCCAAGGCCACCGCGCTGGTCATCCCGGAGCTGGCGGGCAAGCTCGACGGCATCGCGATGCGCGTCCCGGTCCCCACCGGTTCCGTGACCGACCTGGTCATCGAGCTGGAGCGCGAAGTCACCAAGGACGAGGTCAACTCGGCCTTCCAGAAGGCCTCTCAGGGCCAGCTCAAGGGCATCCTGGACTACACCGAGGACGCGATCGTCTCTTCCGACATCGTGAACTGGCCGTATTCCTGCACCTTCGACTCCTCCCTGACGATGGTCCAGGGCAAGAGCGTCAAGGTCATCGGCTGGTACGACAACGAGTGGGGCTACTCCAACCGCCTCGTCGACCTGACCGTGTTCGTCGGCGGTCAGCTCTAA
- a CDS encoding phosphoglycerate kinase, with the protein MKTIDELLAEGVSGKRVFVRADLNVPLSNGEITDDGRIRAVQPTIAKLAEAGARVVVASHLGRPKGAPDPAFSLAPAAARLGELLAVDVAFATDTVGASAKETVAGLADGQVAVIENLRFNAGETAKDDAERGAFADQLAELADIYVGDGFGAVHRKHASVFDLPARLPHAAGYLIATEVGVLKKLTAEVKRPYVVILGGAKVSDKLAVIDELLGKADRLLIGGGMAYTFLYAKGYEVGISLLQKDQVDVVKEYMERAEKNGVELVLPVDILASKDFPDLKTKAPADFITVDADKIPADQEGLDIGPKTRELYATKIADAETVFWNGPVGVFEHPDYAGGTRAIAQALVDSSAFTVVGGGDSAAAVRTLGFDENAFGHISTGGGASLEYLEGKTLPGLAALEV; encoded by the coding sequence ATGAAGACGATCGACGAACTTCTCGCCGAGGGCGTGTCCGGCAAGCGTGTCTTCGTACGCGCCGACCTGAACGTGCCGCTCTCCAACGGTGAGATCACCGATGACGGCCGCATCCGCGCCGTGCAGCCCACCATCGCGAAGCTCGCCGAGGCCGGCGCCCGCGTGGTCGTGGCTTCGCACCTGGGCCGCCCCAAGGGCGCCCCGGACCCGGCCTTCTCGCTGGCGCCCGCCGCCGCCCGCCTCGGCGAGCTGCTGGCCGTGGACGTCGCCTTCGCCACCGACACCGTCGGCGCCTCCGCCAAGGAGACCGTCGCGGGCCTCGCCGACGGCCAGGTCGCCGTCATCGAGAACCTGCGCTTCAACGCCGGTGAGACCGCCAAGGACGACGCCGAGCGCGGCGCCTTCGCGGACCAGCTCGCCGAGCTGGCCGACATCTACGTCGGCGACGGCTTCGGCGCTGTCCACCGCAAGCACGCCTCGGTCTTCGACCTCCCCGCGCGCCTCCCGCACGCGGCCGGCTACCTCATCGCCACCGAGGTCGGCGTCCTGAAGAAGCTGACCGCCGAGGTCAAGCGCCCGTACGTGGTCATCCTCGGCGGCGCCAAGGTCTCCGACAAGCTCGCCGTCATCGACGAGCTGCTCGGCAAGGCCGACCGCCTGCTCATCGGCGGCGGCATGGCGTACACCTTCCTCTACGCCAAGGGCTACGAGGTCGGCATCTCCCTGCTCCAGAAGGACCAGGTGGACGTCGTCAAGGAGTACATGGAGCGCGCCGAGAAGAACGGTGTCGAGCTGGTCCTCCCCGTCGACATCCTCGCCTCCAAGGACTTCCCGGACCTGAAGACCAAGGCCCCGGCGGACTTCATCACCGTCGACGCGGACAAGATCCCCGCCGACCAGGAGGGTCTGGACATCGGTCCCAAGACCCGCGAGCTGTACGCCACGAAGATCGCCGACGCCGAGACCGTCTTCTGGAACGGCCCCGTGGGCGTCTTCGAGCACCCCGACTACGCCGGCGGCACCCGCGCCATCGCGCAGGCGCTCGTCGACAGCAGCGCCTTCACCGTCGTCGGCGGTGGCGACTCGGCCGCCGCCGTGCGCACGCTCGGCTTCGACGAGAACGCTTTCGGCCACATTTCGACCGGTGGCGGCGCCTCCCTCGAGTACCTCGAGGGCAAGACGCTCCCCGGCCTCGCCGCACTGGAGGTCTGA